Proteins encoded in a region of the Nicotiana tomentosiformis chromosome 9, ASM39032v3, whole genome shotgun sequence genome:
- the LOC138899143 gene encoding uncharacterized protein, producing MKWCKYKILDVAKIERYRMFRNLFLRIVDAIEGHDMYFDQHIDAVGSFGLYTLQKITFVFKMLACDAPVNTTDEYVKIGASTAIESMKRFCRAIAEVFGEKYLRSPTSNDVARLCTSSSHLFFDFAAGIAPPIHYIIQEKEYDMSYYLADNIYLKWSTLVQTIRDPCSPQKKYFVMKQESCRKDVEHAFRVLLARFAIVVGPSRIWRKKVLHDIITTCIILHNMIIEDECDFNAPIQDDWACPPPTVEMIVDANHRFE from the exons ATGAAatggtgcaaatataaaatattagatgttgctaaaattgaaag ATATCGGATGTTCCGGAATTTGTTCCTTCGAATTGTTGATGCAATTGAAGGTCATGATATGTACTTCGATCAACACATTGATGCGGTAGGTAGCTTTGGATTATATACGCTACAAAAAATCACTTTCGTGTTTAAAATGTTGGCATGCGATGCGCCAGTGAATACCACTGACGAATATGTAAAAATTGGAGCGTCGACTGCAATTGAAAGCATGAAGAGATTTTGTCGAGCTATTGCAGAGGTTTTTGGCGAGAAGTATTTGAGATCACCAACATCTAACGATGTTGCAAGGCTTTGCACATCG TCATCACATTTGTTTTTCGATTTTGCTGCAGGTATTGCTCCTCCCATCCATTATATTATTCAAGAAAAAGAATATGATATGAGTTATTATTTAGCTGACAATATATATCTAAAATGGTCAACCCTTGTGCAAACTATTCGTGACCCATGTTCGCCACAAAAGAAATATTTCGTGATGAAACAAGAATCATGTCGAAAAGATGTTGAGCATGCATTCAGAGTTTTGCTAGCTCGTTTTGCAATTGTTGTAGGACCATCACGTATTTGGAGAAAGAAAGTGCTACATGATATAATAACTACATGTATTATACTGCACAACATGATAATCGAGGATGAGTGTGATTTTAATGCACCAATTCAAGATGATTGGGCATGTCCGCCTCCAACGGTAGAAATGATAGTAGATGCAAATCATCGATTTGAATAA
- the LOC104112748 gene encoding 1-aminocyclopropane-1-carboxylate synthase 3-like, whose amino-acid sequence MKLLSEKATCNSHGQDSSYFLGWQEYEKNPYDENQNPKGIIQMGLAENQLSFDLLESWLGQNPDAAGFKRNGESIFRELALFQDYHGLPAFKNALVQFMAEIRGNKVTFDSNKLVLTAGATSANETLMFCLADRGDAFLLPTPYYPGFDRDLKWRTGAEIVPIQCTSSNGFRITESALEEAYKEAKSRNLRVKGVLVTNPSNPLGTTLTRNELELLLSFVDTKGIHLISDEIYSGTVFYSPNFVSVMEVLIEKNYMYTEVWDRVHIVYSLSKDLGLPGFRVGAIYSNDDVVVSAATKMSSFGLISSQTQYLLSAMLSDKKFTNKYISENQKRLKKRHAMMVRGLQSAGISCLESNAGLFCWVDMRHLLSSNTFEAEIELWKKIVYEVGLNISPGSSCHCTEPGWFRACFANMSEDTLNLAIQRIKNFVNSSAISTDAHSNQTNQNTSTNTKKKLFSKWGFRLSFNDRER is encoded by the exons ATGAAGCTTTTATCAGAAAAAGCCACGTGTAATTCGCATGGACAAGACTCTTCATATTTCCTAGGATGGCAAGAGTACGAGAAGAATCCATACGATGAAAATCAGAATCCAAAAGGAATAATACAAATGGGACTTGCAGAGAATCAG CTTTCTTTTGATTTATTAGAGTCTTGGCTTGGTCAAAACCCAGACGCAGCTGGGTTTAAGAGAAATGGAGAGTCCATATTTAGAGAACTTGCTCTATTTCAAGATTACCACGGCCTTCCCGCTTTCAAAAAT GCATTGGTTCAATTCATGGCTGAAATTAGAGGGAACAAAGTCACCTTTGATTCAAACAAGCTTGTCCTCACCGCCGGCGCAACTTCCGCAAATGAGACGCTCATGTTTTGCCTCGCCGACCGCGGCGATGCTTTTCTCCTTCCCACCCCATACTATCCTGG ATTTGATAGAGATCTCAAATGGAGAACTGGGGCTGAGATAGTGCCAATACAATGTACAAGTTCAAATGGCTTCAGAATTACAGAATCAGCTCTAGAAGAAGCATACAAAGAAGCCAAAAGTCGTAACCTTAGAGTAAAAGGAGTACTAGTAACGAACCCCTCGAACCCATTGGGCACAACATTAACACGAAATGAACTCGAATTACTTCTCAGCTTCGTCGATACAAAAGGTATCCATCTCATTAGTGACGAAATCTATTCAGGAACAGTTTTTTACTCGCCGAATTTCGTTAGTGTTATGGAAGTATTAATCGAAAAGAACTACATGTACACTGAAGTTTGGGATCGAGTTCACATTGTCTATAGTCTTTCCAAAGATCTTGGCCTTCCCGGTTTTCGTGTTGGTGCAATTTACTCCAACGATGACGTTGTTGTATCTGCAGCTACTAAAATGTCCAGTTTCGGGTTAATTTCCTCACAAACTCAGTACCTTTTATCAGCCATGTTATCTGACAAGAAATTCACGAACAAATACATATCTGAAAATCAAAAGAGACTCAAGAAACGCCATGCAATGATGGTACGAGGTCTTCAAAGTGCAGGAATTAGTTGCCTTGAGAGCAATGCTGGTTTATTTTGTTGGGTAGATATGAGacatttactaagttccaatacTTTTGAGGCAGAAATTGAGCTATGGAAAAAAATAGTTTATGAAGTTGGACTCAATATTTCGCCTGGATCGTCATGCCATTGTACAGAACCAGGGTGGTTTCGTGCATGTTTCGCTAACATGTCAGAAGATACGTTGAATCTTGCAATTCAACGTATCAAAAATTTTGTTAACTCCTCTGCTATCAGTACCGATGCTCATAGTAATCAGACTAACCAGAATACGAGTACAAATACAAAGAAGAAGTTATTCTCCAAGTGGGGTTTTCGACTATCGTTTAATGACAGAGAACGATAG